Below is a genomic region from Bacillus mycoides.
AAGAAATCAATTTCAACATTGTGAAAGAGAAATCAACAGAAGTAAATTTATTCGAATCCAAACAATTAGACCGTATAAAACTAACATCTGACTTCGTTGATAAATATAAAAAGGATGCTAACTTTAAAGAACGTCCGAACGTAGGGGTACAGTTTTTACGTATGAATCAGCAAAACAAAGTACTTCAAAACGTTTCTGCACGCCAAGCAATCGATCAAACAATTGATCGAAAATCTTTTGTAAATACGTTATTAAATGATGGCTCTACACCAACCTTTAGTCTCGTGCCGAAAAACTTTGCAAAAGGGCCTGATGGAAAAGACTTCCGTACTGCAAACGGCGATTTAACAAAAGTTGATACAACATCTGCACAAGAATTATGGAAGAAAGCAAAAAAAGAACTTGGTTCTGAAAAGATAACATTAGAATTATTAACAAGTGATGGTGACCTTGAGAAGAAAACTGGTGAGTTCCTAAAAGGACAACTAGAAAAGAATTTAGATGGCTTAACGGTAAATATAAAACCGCAACCACGTAAACAACAAGTTTCACTCTTATTAAAAGGTGACTACGAGATTGGAATTGACGGTTGGAGCCCTGACTTTGCTGATCCAATTACATTCCTTGAACTATTTACGACGAATAACCCTTACAATTTAGATCATTACTCTAATAAAGAGTTTGATGACACAATTGAAAAAGTTAAAACTACTTTGGCTGGTGATGAAAAAGCTCGCTGGGAAGCGTTACTAGCATCAGAAAAAATCTTATTTAAGGACTCTGTTATCGCTCCTCTTTACCAAAAAGGAGAATCTTATTTAGAGCGTTCTTATGTGAAAGGCATTGTGCAAGTAGACTTTGCAGGTCAATTAAACTTCAAATGGGCAAAAATTGAAAAATAAAGTGAAACTTTAATCATCCCTCACCAATCGGGCTTTTACGGGCAGTTGATCCCCCCTAACTTCTTTGCTTTCACTGAATTTTGAGGCGAGGATCTTACTGCCCGTTAATGCGGGATAAAATGCAACTTAGATCATCGTGTTCTCACCCACCCCCATTGTTTTTTTAGCAAAATATATTAAAAGCAGATTCCCTAATATGAGGAAATCTGCTTTTTCAATATATTATTCCAAGAAATTAACGCTCCACTTTTTATTATTGACATATAGTTCTTTCCAGTGTTAATATTCTAAATAATCAAAGAAACTAAATATTTTATCATCAAAATGTAATGTCTACTAAGTTGAAACATATAACGATAGATTATAGTTCAGCATGTATATACATATAGAATACCTGATTACCTATATACACATATTTATAATAGGTTTTCTCTCCTTCTATAGCTACACTTCAAGACATGGACATTATGACGTTACGAACAACACATTTAGGGAGGAAAGAACAATGAAGAAAAAAGTTGTACCTGTTGTTGCATCTATTTTAGGGGCAAGTCTACTACTAACTGCTTGCGGGGGAAATAAAGATAATGCAGGCGGAGCAAAAGCGAACGATAAAGCACCTGATAAACAAGCGATTAACTTATCATTTGCTTCAGAAATTCCAACAATGGATGTTGCAAAAGCGACGGATGGGGAATCCATGAATGTAATGAGAAATGTTTTTGAAGGTTTATATGCTATAGGAGAAGATAATAAACCGATCCCTGGTGTTGCTGAATCGGTTGACATTAGTCCGGATAAAACAAAGTATACTTTCCATCTTCGTGATTCAAAATGGTCAAACGGTACTCCTGTTACAGCAAAAGATTTTATTTTCGCTTGGCAACGTGCCGTTAACCCTGAAACAGCTGCTGAATATGCATTCTTATTCTTTGATATAAAAAATGCGAAACAAATAAACCAAAAAGAAGTAGCAATCGATCAATTAGGCGTTAAAGCTCTTGACGATAAAACTTTAGAAGTACAACTGGACCGCCCTGTTCCCTACTTCTTAAGCTTAACGACATTTGCAACATTCTTACCAATCAATGAAGAGTATTTAAAATCTCAAGGCGATAAATACGGTTTAGAAACAAATCATTTAATTTACAATGGTGCTTTCACATTAGATAACTGGAAACATGAACAAAGCTTCCAATTGAAGAAGAACCCTAACTATTGGGATGCTAAAACTGTAAAACTAGAAGAAATCAACTTCAATGTCGTTAAAGATAAATCTACAGAAGTTAACTTATATGATTCAGGACAAATTGATCGTGTTGCTTTAACTGCGGAATTTGTTGATAAGTATAAGAACGATTCCAACTTCAAGGAACGCGCTGAAGTCGGTATCCAATTCTTACGACTAAATCAGAAAAATGCAGTATTAAAAAATCAACATGCACGCCTCGCTATTAACGAAGCAATGAATAAAAAAGCGTACGTAGAAACAATTTTAAATAACGGTGCAATCCCAGCAGAAGGAATGGTTCCTGCGAAATTCGCAAAAAGTCCAGACGGTAATGACTTCCGTAAAGAGAATGGAAATCTAGTCAAAGATGATGTGAAATCTGCAAAAGAAAACTGGAAAAAAGCGAAACAAGAGCTTGGTACTGACAAAGTAACAATTGAACTATTAACAAGTGATAATGCTTTAGCTAAGAAAACTGGTGAATATTTAAAAGGTGAATTAGAAAAGAATCTAGATGGATTAACAGTGAATTTAAAACCTCAACCACGTAAACAACAGTTAAAACTACTATTAAGTGGTGATTACGAAATTGGAATCGATGGCTGGGGCCCTGACTTCGCGGATCCTATTACATTCTTAGATCTATTCACAACAGATAGTGCTTATAACTTCGATAAATACTCTAACAAAGAGTACGACGAGCTTATTCGTAAAGTAAAAACTGATTTAGCTGGTGATGAAAAAGGTCGCTGGGAAGCAATGAAGCAAGCTGAAAAAATCTTATTACAAGATGGTGCTGTCGCTCCTTTATACCAACAAGGTCGCTCTTACTTACAACGCTCTTTCATTAAAGGACTTGTAACAACTGACTTCGGCGGTGAATTTAACTACAAGTGGACAGAAGTTGCAAAATAATAAACACTAGTAAAAAAGGTATCCCACGAAGGATACCTTTTTTACTTTATGCTTCTTTAACTACAGAACTTCCCCTCTTTACTATCACTTTTATACCTATAGTGATTCCCGCTACCAATTGTATAACTAGTATAATAAGTAATA
It encodes:
- a CDS encoding peptide ABC transporter substrate-binding protein, giving the protein MKKKFVPGIASVVGVSILLSGCGSYKNEASGANAKDEAPSKQVLNLSSPTEIRTMDTARATDTDSGQVMRNVFEGLYNLGEGNKPVPGVAKSHEVSADKTKYTFHLRDSKWSNGTPVTAKDFVFAWQRAVDPATASEYAFLFLDIKNAKKINSKELPSDQLGIKAVDDHTFEVELERPVPYFISLTAFPTFLPINEEFFKAQGDKYALEDNKILYNGAFTLSDWKHEQSFKFKKNPTYWDKDNVKLEEINFNIVKEKSTEVNLFESKQLDRIKLTSDFVDKYKKDANFKERPNVGVQFLRMNQQNKVLQNVSARQAIDQTIDRKSFVNTLLNDGSTPTFSLVPKNFAKGPDGKDFRTANGDLTKVDTTSAQELWKKAKKELGSEKITLELLTSDGDLEKKTGEFLKGQLEKNLDGLTVNIKPQPRKQQVSLLLKGDYEIGIDGWSPDFADPITFLELFTTNNPYNLDHYSNKEFDDTIEKVKTTLAGDEKARWEALLASEKILFKDSVIAPLYQKGESYLERSYVKGIVQVDFAGQLNFKWAKIEK
- a CDS encoding peptide ABC transporter substrate-binding protein; protein product: MKKKVVPVVASILGASLLLTACGGNKDNAGGAKANDKAPDKQAINLSFASEIPTMDVAKATDGESMNVMRNVFEGLYAIGEDNKPIPGVAESVDISPDKTKYTFHLRDSKWSNGTPVTAKDFIFAWQRAVNPETAAEYAFLFFDIKNAKQINQKEVAIDQLGVKALDDKTLEVQLDRPVPYFLSLTTFATFLPINEEYLKSQGDKYGLETNHLIYNGAFTLDNWKHEQSFQLKKNPNYWDAKTVKLEEINFNVVKDKSTEVNLYDSGQIDRVALTAEFVDKYKNDSNFKERAEVGIQFLRLNQKNAVLKNQHARLAINEAMNKKAYVETILNNGAIPAEGMVPAKFAKSPDGNDFRKENGNLVKDDVKSAKENWKKAKQELGTDKVTIELLTSDNALAKKTGEYLKGELEKNLDGLTVNLKPQPRKQQLKLLLSGDYEIGIDGWGPDFADPITFLDLFTTDSAYNFDKYSNKEYDELIRKVKTDLAGDEKGRWEAMKQAEKILLQDGAVAPLYQQGRSYLQRSFIKGLVTTDFGGEFNYKWTEVAK